A window of Kyrpidia spormannii genomic DNA:
TTGCCTTGGCGGTCCGGACCCTGGAGGAAGCCGGGGTTCGGGTGTTTCGGTTGGCGGTGGGGGACGTGGGGTTTTTGGAGGGTCTGTTCGCTGAGCACGCCGGGGAGCCTCTGGCGGAGCGGCTGCGAAGCCATTTGGTGAAGCAAGATTTTGTCGGATTCGAGCAAGAGTTGGAGGACGCGGACTTGCCGGAAGCGAATCGGGAAACACTCCGGGCTGTCCCCGGATTGCGGGGGGGTCCTGAAGTGGTGGAGAGGGCCCGAGCCCTCACCACCCACCCAAGGGCCAGGCGATCCCTGGACAGGATGGGGGAATTATGGGGAATCATCGGCTTGTACGGGGTGAGCCACCGGGTTCAGATCGACCTCAGTCTGATGCTGGATTTATCCTATTATACGGGCATGATCTTTGAGGGATACGCCTCCGGAGTCGGCTTTCCGGTGTGCGCCGGAGGGCGTTATGACGAGTTATTGGAACGGTTCGGACGGCGCAGTCCGGCGACGGGGTTTATGATTGGCGTGGAACGAGTGTTGGATGCCCTGGAGCGGGAGGCGCCGAGCCCGCCGGTGGTGGTGCCCCGGATTCACTATGTGCCTCAGCGCCGCCAGGAGGCCGTGGCTTTTGCTCTCTGGCTTCGGGAGAAGGGCCGGAACGTGGCGTTGGAATGTCACCCGGCCGGCAGCGGGGAGGGACAAGCTGGTAGCTTGCAAGGACGGGATGCGGACGGTGAGCCGGTGTTCTGGTTGGATGGCGGAGGGACGTCCGGAAGCGCAGAGATGGCCGGCTGGTTTGAAGAATGGCGACGATCCGGTCAGCGGGAGGGAGCTTTGCGATGATGGAACCGCTTACCATTGCCTTATCCAAGGGGCGGATTCTGCCGCAGACGGTTGCCCTGTTCCGCCGGGCGGGTCTGGAGGTTCCCGAGGATCTGGACGAATCCCGAAAGCTGATCCTCCCGAGCGCAGACGGACGGCTTCAGTTTATTCTTGCGAAACCTGTGGATGTGCCGACCTATGTGGAATATGGTGCCGCGGATCTGGGAGTTGTCGGGAAAGATGTGCTATTGGAGGCTCGGCGAAATTTGTACGAGCTTCTCGATCTCGGCATTGGCCGTTGCCGCATGTGCCTGTGTGGGCTGCCGGATCTGGTGTGGCGGACTCACCGGGTGGCCAGCAAATATCCGCACATTGCGGCGGATTACTTTCGCGACCAGGGTAAGCAGGTCGAGGTGGTGTACCTCAACGGCTCGGTGGAATTGGCGCCCTTGGTCGGGCTGGCTGATGCCATTGTGGATTTGGTGGAGACGGGGCGCACCTTGAAAGAGAACGGGCTGGTGATTCACGAGGTGATCGCGCCCATTACGACGCGGATGGTGGCGAACCGCATGAGTTTTCGCCTCAAAGGGGAAGCCATCGATCGGGTGACCCAAGCGCTTCAGAGGGTTGTTGGCGGGGGGGATTCGTGTTGAATATGTGGGATGTCGAGTCGTTTTTATCCCGACGGCGCCGAGGATTCCGCTTCGAGGAAGAGCGGCGGGTGGTGGAGGAGATCATTGCCGCCGTCCGGGAAGGCGGCGATGAGGCCGTGCGGAGTTATACGAAAACTTTTGACCGCATGGAACTCGGGGATCTGCGGATGCCCGAGGCGTGGTTTGAGGCGGCGGAAGCGAAGGTGACCGACGAATTTCGGGCGGTGATCCGGGAAGCGATCGGAAACATCCGGCGGTTTCACGAACATCAGCGGCGCAGTTCCTGGTTCATGTCCGAAGAGGATGGGCGTTTTCTCGGTCAGGTGGTGCGGCCGATTCGCCGGGTGGGGGTTTATGTGCCCGGTGGCCGGGCCGCCTATCCCTCCTCGGTGTTGATGAACGTCATCCCCGCCCAGGTGGCCGGGGTGAAAGAAGTGGCCGTGGTGACGCCGACGCCGGAGGGGCAGTGGAATCCCGGGGTGCTGGTGGCCCTCCGGGAACTGGGGGTCCGGGAAGTGTACCGGATCGGCGGGGCTCAGGCGGTGGCGGCCCTGGCTTTTGGCACGGAGACCATCCGGGCGGTGGATAAGATCGTCGGACCCGGCAACCTTTATGTGGCCCTGGCCAAGTCGGCGGTGTTCGGACGGGTGGG
This region includes:
- the hisZ gene encoding ATP phosphoribosyltransferase regulatory subunit — translated: MDKPLIFEKPHGVKDYLPPWARRKRELEATCQRVFRRWGYQELITPTMEFLETFQNGALRSGEDRVFKMIDRSGRTVVLRPDMTAPIARVVASELAAEPLPIRLSYTAAIFRRQERVAGRDAEFTQAGIELIGDGSVDADAEVIALAVRTLEEAGVRVFRLAVGDVGFLEGLFAEHAGEPLAERLRSHLVKQDFVGFEQELEDADLPEANRETLRAVPGLRGGPEVVERARALTTHPRARRSLDRMGELWGIIGLYGVSHRVQIDLSLMLDLSYYTGMIFEGYASGVGFPVCAGGRYDELLERFGRRSPATGFMIGVERVLDALEREAPSPPVVVPRIHYVPQRRQEAVAFALWLREKGRNVALECHPAGSGEGQAGSLQGRDADGEPVFWLDGGGTSGSAEMAGWFEEWRRSGQREGALR
- the hisG gene encoding ATP phosphoribosyltransferase is translated as MMEPLTIALSKGRILPQTVALFRRAGLEVPEDLDESRKLILPSADGRLQFILAKPVDVPTYVEYGAADLGVVGKDVLLEARRNLYELLDLGIGRCRMCLCGLPDLVWRTHRVASKYPHIAADYFRDQGKQVEVVYLNGSVELAPLVGLADAIVDLVETGRTLKENGLVIHEVIAPITTRMVANRMSFRLKGEAIDRVTQALQRVVGGGDSC
- the hisD gene encoding histidinol dehydrogenase, with the translated sequence MWDVESFLSRRRRGFRFEEERRVVEEIIAAVREGGDEAVRSYTKTFDRMELGDLRMPEAWFEAAEAKVTDEFRAVIREAIGNIRRFHEHQRRSSWFMSEEDGRFLGQVVRPIRRVGVYVPGGRAAYPSSVLMNVIPAQVAGVKEVAVVTPTPEGQWNPGVLVALRELGVREVYRIGGAQAVAALAFGTETIRAVDKIVGPGNLYVALAKSAVFGRVGIDMMAGPSEILIVADEAADPEWTAADLLSQAEHDPMASAVLVTPSKTLAQGVMKAVERRLAKLPRRDIARQSMEQQGGILLVDSIEEAVAVANLVAPEHLELMVADPHRWLGMIESAGAVFLGPWSPEPVGDYFAGPNHVLPTGGSARFASPLSVDDFVTRMSVIQYSEAALRTQAARIALFARAEGLEAHAQAVEARMERGGRGRDGAAR